The sequence below is a genomic window from Thalassomonas haliotis.
CGGTAAAGTCAATTGAGAAGGTTTAGTCGGGCACCGGACTGCCGGTAACGGCAACCTGCTGGAGCCGTTACTTCGCCGGTGTTGGCAACCCGGTCCCTAAAATGGGCGCTTTACAAGCCTATAGCCGTGCCGATTTGCTCGGCCCAGGCGCCGCCTTTATCGCTGGAAAATTGCCAGTTCATCATGCCGCCTAAAGTGCCGTTTGCCTGCACCGGCCGGATCACATCCGAGCTTATCTTATCCACCGGCATATAGCCGCTGGCGGCATCATGTTCGGTAACAGGCAAACCTATCAATAACTTTTCTGCACTTAACCCGGGTAATTGCGCATATTTTTCATAGGAGCTGACAATTTCCGGCGGCTTGGCACTCCAGGGAGGGTTATTATAAAACTGGACATTGAGCCAATCTATATCCTCGCCGGCTTCTGCCATCACTTGCACATAACCCCCCATGGGGTTGCCGGACGCTAAATAGGGCGGTTGTGGCGCATGGGTGATCAGATATTGGGGGGCGGGTAATATTTCACGCAGCGCCCTGGTCAGCTTGACTAAAAAATCAACGCCGCTATAGCCGGCACCGCCGGTAAAAGCGGCGGTATCTTCAAAATCTATATCCACGCCGTTTAATTGGTTGTCGGTGATAAAACAGGCTATATTTGCCGCCAGTTCCGTTTCGTTTCCTGCCAGCTGATGGTAAGTTTCAGAGGCTAGGGTACCGCCGCCAAATGATAATAAAACCTGCTTGCCGCTGGCCTGTAGCGCGGAGACGGCCTGTTTAGTGGTTTGCGTCAGTGTGGTGGGAGTTGCCGCTATTGCCCCGGCCAGCTCAAGTTTGAGCGGATTGTCTGCATTGGCTAGCAAAAAGGCCAGGTTGATATCGGTATAAGGCAGGTTGACGGCGTTGCTTAGTTCAAGACTGCCGTTGTTAAAGTAAGTAACTAAACGTGACATAACAAATTCCTTTTAACTGGTAGATGAAAGTAGCTTGGCTGGCATTTTCGCTGGAATAGGGATAAACCGGGCATGGCAAAATGTTGCTACAAGCTTAGCAGAGTTTATCCCCTTAAACGGCGGCAGATTTCTGTCTTTAGCACTTAGTCAGCTCAGGGATGTTGCCAGCCGACATTTGCCGGATAAGCCCAATCATGACTGTTTTTAATGTTATATCTTTGATAAATTGGGCGAAAACTTTTCATATCGGCAAGACGGGTCAATTAAGGGCTGTAAGAAGAAATGGCGGAGATTAACTGTAGAATTTTAACGGCGAAAGACAGTCTTGACTACCGCAGAGTACGGCTTGAAAGTTTGAAATTTCATCCTGAATGTTACGGCTCAGATCATGAACGGGAGCTGAAAATTCCCAAGCTCTATTTTGAGCAATTAATAGCAAACGCCAGCCCGAAAGGTTTAATGCTTGGCGCTTTTCATAAAAGTGAACTGGTGGGCTTGTGCGGCCTGATCGCTTCGTCCCCTGGAGCGGTAGAAGTCATCCAGATGTATGTTGCTGCGGATCACCGGCGCGCCGGGGTAGGATTAAAATTATTGTCACTGGCCAAGCAATGCCCGGGTGGCCTTAGCGCACGGTTTTTGCACCTGAGTGTTTTTGAGGATAATGCAAGTGCCTTAAAAACCTACCAAAGAGCGGGCTTTAACCTAAGCCATCGGGAAAATGGGCAGCTTTATATGACATTCAAGCTATAAACGGGACAATTTTAACGGGAATGTTGCCTTGTTATTGCGGTGAGCCGGTTACGGTAACTTGGGAATAATCTCCGGCTCAGTCTTTTCTCTCATTCCCTTTGGCTCATACCTGATAAACAGGCAGAGCAAGGTGTCGGCGTAAAGGGCCAGAGCCGGCAAGATGGCAACTGCGGCCTTAACATCTACACTCTACATGAATCTTCACTCTATCAATAAAGTTAAAGCCAGTGAGCTTGCCTGGATTTGTCTTGAATAGTCGTTACTTTCAGTCGTCAAAGTCCTGATGTTGAGGCCCGGATATCCTGGCTGACGGGGAAAATAATATGATGTCATTTAAGGTTAACGGTCAGTCGAAAACATTTTCCGGTGATGGGGATATGCCCATCCTTTGGTACCTCAGGGATGAATTAGGGTTATCAGGCACCAAGTTTGGCTGCGGCATGGCCCTTTGCGGCGCCTGTACCGTGCATCTCGACGGTAAAGCCATCCGCTCGTGCGTAACCACTATTGCCAGCGCCGCCGGTAAAGATATCACCACCATTGAAGGGCTGGACAGCAAAGGCAATCATCCGGTGCAAAAAGCCTGGCGCGAGCACAATGTGCCCCAGTGCGGTTTTTGCCAGTCGGGGCAGATTATGCAGGCGGCCTCTTTGCTTGAGGATAATGCTTCCCCCTCAGATCAGGAGATTATTGATAGTATGCAGGGCAATATCTGCCGCTGCGGCACTTATCAGAGGATCCATGCTGCGGTGAAGACGGCTGCTGAAATGGCCTCGAAAAACCTTACCGGTAACTCAGGTAAAGGCGGCGTCAATACTATTGTCAAAAACAGGGAGCTTTAATATGTCCGATATCGTCAATGTCAGCCGCCGGAAATTCCTGAAAAGTACGGGTGCCGGTGCCGCCTTGGTGCTGGGTGTCCAGCTGATCCCCGCCAGGTTGTTGGCCGGGGGGCATGGCCACCATAAAGCTTTTTTAGCAAATGTTTTTATCAGTATTGATACCCAGGGCACTGTTACCCTGACCTGCAGCCGCTCTGAGATGGGGCAGGGGGTAAGAACCGGTGTGCCTATGTTGCTGGCAGAAGAGCTGGAAGCCGACTGGCAAAGGGTCAAAATTTGGCAGGCTCCGGGAGATGAAACTAAATATGATCCGCCGGGCAAAGACGGACAAAACACCGACGGCTCGCGCAGCACCCGCCACGCCTTTGATGTTATGCGCGAGTTAGGGGCCAAAGCCCGCTTGATGCTGGAGCAGGCCGCAGCGAACAAATGGCAGGTGCCGGCCCATGAGGTTTATGCCAAAAATCATCGCCTGTATCTGAAATCCTCTGATAAGTCGTTAGATTTCGGGGCCGTTGCCGAACTGGCAGCCGCCCTGCCCGTGCCTGAGGCAACCCCTAAGCTGAAAGAGCCGGGCCAGTGGAGCTATATAGGTAAAGATCTGCCGATAGTTGATGGTGTCGATATGACAACGGGTAAAGCGGTTTATGGCGCCGATATTGTTTTGCCTGAAATGAAAATTGCCGTGGTTGCCAGGCCGCCGGTTTTTCGGGGCAAGGTTAAATCCTTCGATGCTACGCAAACCCTTAAAGTTAACGGTGTTGAGCAGGTGATTGAAATCCCGCCATTGGCCGATGATAAACCTGCCGCTTTCAGGGCGCTGGGGGGGATAGCGGTTATCGGCACCAATACCTGGGCGGTGAATGAAGGACGGAAAAAACTTAATATTATTTGGGATAACGGTCCTTTTGCCGACTTTTCATCCGACAGTTACGACCGGGAAATGAAAAAACGCGCCCGTAGCCAGGGCACTACCGTCAGAGATAAGGGCGATACCGAACTGGCTATGAAACAGGCAGGAAAAGTGATCGAAGCGGAATATTTTGTGCCTTTTTTGGCACATACCCCGATGGAGCCCCCGGCAGCCGTAGTGGATGCGAACTCCAGGCCGGTAAAAGTCTGGGCGCCAACCCAGGCTCCCAATGAAACCCGGCAGTTTGTCGCCGAAACACTGGGGTTGAAAAAGACTGAAGTAGCATGTCGGGTAACCTTGCTTGGCGGCAGTTTCGGACGAAAATCGAAAGTGGACTTTGTTTGTGAGGCCGCCCACCTTTCAAAGGTGTTAGGCAAACCGGTCAGGGTGCAATGGACCCGGGAAGATGATATCCAGCACGGTTATTATCATGCCGCCAGTGCCCAGTTGTTGCGCGGAGCCTTAGACAGATACGGCAAAGTGACCGCCTGGTACCAAAATGTGGTATCTCCGTCATTAATGGCATTGTTTAATCCGGCGCAAAAGGGCATGTCGGATTTGGAAGCGGGGCTGGGGTTAACAGACTTACCCTTTAGCGGCGTACCTAACATCAAACTCCAGACCGGGGAGATAGAAACCAAAATCAGGGTCGGTTGGTACCGCTCGGTGAATAATATTCAACATGCCTTTGCCATCAACTCTTTTGTCGATGAACTCGCCCATGAAAGCAAAAGAGACCCCTTAGCGCTTTTCCTTGAGCTGATCGGCAACAGTACCAATATGGTGCTGGATGAAAAAGAAGGGATAAAAGAACACTGGAATTATGGCGATGCGCCAGCAGACTGGCCGATAATGCCTAACCGTCTTGCCAATGTCTTGAAACAGGTGGCGGAAAAAGCCGGTTATGGCCAGCTATCGAAACAGGGAGTAAAACCGGGGGTTGGTATAGGTTTGGCCTGCCACAGATCTTTTCACAGTTATGTCGCCGTGGCGGTACAGGTTGAAGTCAATAAAGCGGGGCTAACCGTACCCAGGGTGGATATTGCTATTGATTGCGGCCGTTATGTCAATCCCGAAGGGGTGAAAAAGCAGATGGAAGGGGCTGTGATCTACGGGCATACAATTGCCCGGCACGGCAAAGTGACCACGGCAAAGGGGGCGGTAGAACAGCATAATTTTTATGACTACAGCCTGGCCCGGATGAATGATGCGCCGCTTAATGTGTTTGTGCACCTGGTAGAGGACTTTGTGTATATGAAACCCTGCGGAGTAGGGGAGCCCGGGGTGCCTCCTTATGCACCGGCACTGGCAAATGCGATATTTGCCGCAACCGGGGTAAGGCACAGGAGTTTGCCCATAAAAATTTAACTCAGCCGGCGGAATACTTAGCTTGGTTTGGCAGGGCTCAGTTGACTGTGGGTTGTTAATTTAATTGGTATAAGTTCTTTAACAGGGCTCTGGCCTGGGTCCTGCCGTTAAATGACTCAGGCAGTTTCAGGGATAGCTGCAAATATTCTATGGCTTTATTCTTTTCGCCAAGTTTGTAGTGGATAACCCCTAAATGGTAGGCTATTTCCGGGACCTGTGGCGCATAGCTGATGCTGGGCTGAATATGTTTTAGAGCCTGCTGGTAATTGCCTTGTCGTACATGCAGCCAGGCCTGGGTATCGCTGAGGAAAACATTCTCTGGGGTTAATACTTTGGCTTTGTCTAACCAACTTTGTGCCTGAGCCAAATCTGTGCCTTCATCTGCCAGGGCCCAGGCTAAATAGGAGATAAAATAACTGTCTTCGGGGGCAAAAGCTAAGCCCTGTTTTACCAGGGGGATGGTTTCCGGCAACCTTTCCTGTTTGTCCAGCCAATGGATATAGGCTTTGCGTGCCGCGACATGCTCTGGTTTGAGTTTTAATGCCGCTTGAAAATAACCTGCAACCCTGGCGGTTTCTTTGGCGGCGATGGCGTGTTTTGCCTGTAAGAATTTGAACTGGCTGTGCTTTTCTTTATCCAGTTTGTTGAAGCTTTTGCCGCTGGCAAGCAGTAATGTGTGTGCCTGCCTTACTTGCCCTTGTTGATAATAAAGGGGTAAAAGTTTACTTAATATCACCAGGTTATCCGGCTGTGCCTTGATGGTTTTGAGTAAATATTTTTTGGCCGGTTCGGGTTGGTTTAAGGCCAAATAAACCAGCCCCAGCAAGCCATGGCTACTGGCGGCATTGCCATTTAACTGGAGATATTTTGCGATATCATTCATGGCCTTATTCAGGGCTTGCGGATCATTTTTTCTGTTGGCGTAAAGGAATTTGGCCCTTTGCAAATATGCGCCGGGGACTTTAGGGGTGAGGGCGATGACGAAGTTATATTGTTGCAGCGCCGCTTTGTTCCGGCCAAGGGCCGAGAGTACCAGGGCTCTTAAGCTGTATATTTGCGGCCATTTGTTATCTATTTCTATACATGCCCGGGTCACGGTATCGGCTTTTTGCCAATTTTCCTGACCGACATAAGATAATCCCAGCAGGTAGCAGAGGTTTTTATTGCCAGGGTTTTGTTGTTGCAGTGGCAGTAAAAGGGTTATTGCTTCCCGGTATTGTTTTTTGGTGATCATGTCGATAACAGGCCCGAGCTGTACCTGGTTGTCATGGCTCTGCATTATTTGCTGGTTTTCTATCATTTGCTCTAGTTTAGGCAATACTTCTATGACGCTTGCCGAGGCTTTGAAAAGCGCAAGCACCAATAAGGCAAATAGCGCAAGTAAAAGCAGCAGGCATTGCTTTAACACCGCTAACGGCAAGTGACTTTTATAATGGCTAAAATTATATTTTTTTGTCATCATCATTCCTCTACCAAATGGGATATATAACGGCTGTCTTAGCGGTTAAAAAAGGCAACAAGGCTGCCTTTTTTATTCGCTTTTTATTAAGCCGGGGTTATGGAGCGAGACGTTTCCTCCGGCCTGAGGTAAATAGCACCAGTCCCAGGGTCAACAGCAGTGCCGAAGCAGGCTCAGGTACTTTTTTGGCGACAAATTGTTGAGGTTGATGCTGAGGATCATCAGGAGCGCCGCCTATACTAAAGCCAAGCATTTGTCCGGATGTGGCACCATGCAGGGCTTCAATATCATCGGGGTGGACTTCCAGGTTAAACCAGAGTTTTAATACTTCGTTATCCTCCAATATGGGTTGGACAAAATTTTCGACTAAAGCCGAGAATCCATGCCATTGCTGGTCCGGTAGCAGGGCATTGGCTGCAGAATCACCGGCGATGGCTGAGTCGGGGGTAAAGTCGAAACCGTCTAGACGTTCGATATCGTGTGTTTCCATATTGGTTACTGCAAGCATAGCGCTGGTAACACTCAGGGAAGGAACAAAAGGCAGGTCTGCGCCGCCCAGACCTATGCCGCAGGTACATACGGTGGGCTCGGTAATGGGAAAGAGTTCCGGGTCAATCTCAACCCCAAACCACATATTGCTCATACCTGTGGCGGGGTCAATACCATGGTCTATCATCCAGACTTGAGGGGGCGGCGGATCCGGTACCGGCGGTGGCGGTGGCGGGTGGCCGCAGGCCCAGGCAAGATTGAGCCAAAGGTTAAAAGATAAAACCAAAACAATAAATTTCATTATCTTTTTCATTCGTTTTTCCTACTACAAAAAATTGCTGAAAGGAAGCTGCATAGGTTGATGCAACCCCGTTTGATTCACTTTGTAATACCAAACTGCGACAATGTGAAAATACGTTTTTAGTCCACTAAATACCGCTGAAAGTGGGCGCGGCTTGTTCAGCATTTTGTGTACCAAGGTTAAGTTTTTGAGTGAACACTTTCAGGCAAATGCAAAGCGTGTATTGGTATGTTTAATGGCACATATGTTTTTCTAAAAAAGTCACCTTATTTTTTAACAGGCTACTTAAAGACTCTTTTTGAGGACACTTATTGCTCACTTTTGGTTAACAATGATTATTTTTGTCACTGGGATAAGTCACGAGCTTTATCTCGATTAAGACATGTTAGGTTTGTAAAAAATATCGACGTTATCTGTATCATGAAATAGTTTTTACCGGTATCAGGTGTCCTGTTAAATAGGCTTGAGGGTAAATTTACCTCAGAGCCGTTGAATGTTTGTTAACGGGTTTATTTAATATTCATGAATGGACTCTGAAAATATTGATCTCTGGCGAATTAAATAGCAAAAAGAGAAAAGAGTAGATATCTGCAATAACCAAGTAAACGGTAGCACAAGCGAAGATTGGCTCCCCCCATTTTAGCTGCAACTCATCAAATGCCACCTTTGCTGCCGACTGAGTTGCAGCGCGCTAAACAGGCCTTAAATTCTTCCAGAAGGTCTTTTGATTTTTGGATGCTGCATACTTCATCGGCTTGCGGGTTTGGTGAATTACGCAGAGCCGGATCCCGGTGTTCGCTTGAGGAAAGTCTGTAAGGCCATCAGCATTGGCAATAAGAATATCTTTCACGTCCCGGTTATGCAGGCCTGTTGCACGGATAACCCGTAATTAGCCCCCGTATTTTGCGAACTATAAAGCCCTTATAACTCTTTTTCCCTGCAATACTTAATCCAAGAACACCGCATACGAGCGTATTGTAGAAAGTTCGGTTTGCCTGACGCTTATCTGCTGTATGACCAGAGATAACTCTCCGCCGCTAAACCATCCGCGATGGCTTTATTTTTCAGCTGCAAGGCTTCTTTTTTAGAGACATTGCTGGCAATAGCCACGGCATAAGGTTTGATAAACCCTCTGGGGTTATAGACTTTGCCCTGATAGTTTTTCTTTGCCAGGCTTTTTGCCTGTGCTTTTGCCTGCTTAAAGGTATTGTGGGAGCCAACAATAACAAAATAACTGTTTTGCTGTGATGTTTGCAGCTTTTTACCGACAAATCCCCGTAAAAACCGGGACCAGCCACTGACCTTGGCATCTTTTAGCATGCCCTCATTTTGATATTGTACTCTTGGGGGGGGGTTAGGGAGATTGCCGGCAACAGCCCGGGGGAAAAGAGAGATTGAATATTGATTTGCCAGCGCAGACACAGGTAAGTTTTCGCTGTTGGCTACACTGCCATTGATAAAGGTTGCCAGTAAAGCCGGCGCCGCCAGTCCCAGCTGGAAAACTTTAAAGGGTTCGTTTTCGGTTTTATGCAGGTAGGCGACTAAGGCTCCCAGGAAAATCAGCACGATACACCTGACAACAAGGCCGAGCCAGTCGAGAGCTTCATAGCTGACCACCGCCGTTTTAAAATCAACCGACAGTAAGGTCACCAGGTAGGGGGTAATGCCGCCTATTGCTCCTAAAGCAATACGTTTGTTTAGCTTCATCATGGCTCTCCACAGTGCTGATCAATTTTTATTGTGGCTGTTGCTATTATTGTGCTGCCAGTCCCGCTTTTATCTCACCAGCTTTGGTTTTTATCGCCCCGGCAAGCTCTGTTTACTAATAAAAAGAAGGAGGCATTAATGAAACTCAGGTCAATTGTAATGCTTTGCGCTATATCTTTATTTTCTGCCGCAATGGCGGGAAGTTACCAGTAAGTGAGTTAATGACCGAAGGCGACAGGATGAGGTTTCAGCTGGACACGGCTAATGGTGCCGATATCAGGGATGAAAGTTGTAACGGCCAAACCCTGCACTTTGTTATTGATTTTAATGTTAATGCTGTCAGAGTAAAAAAGCCAAAGCAGGGGGGAGCAAAGATAGCATAGGTTTTCAAACAGGAAATAAAAGATACGCTGGCCGGCATGTGATGAACAGCTAATTAAAGCATCAAGTGATTGATTTTTATCGTCAGTTATATAAGAGGTTGCGAATACCGTTAATCAGGTGGCCGATGACATTATCCTGTCAAAACTGTTGCTATACTTTTCTTATCTGAGCAATACAAGCCAGAAAAGGAGAGATAAGATGGAGAGAGTCGTTCGAGCCGTACCGATAAAAAGCAAACAGGCACTGCAAGCGTTTGCGGCCAAGTCCGCAGCCTGGCCGCTATCGGAAAAAAAGCAATTTTTAAGCTATTTTGGCGATGCCGTCGAATATTGGTATTTTCAGGAAATTGAAGGCAAACCTTACATCATAGCTATAGCCGAAGGCACAAAACTGAGCGAGGGTTATGCAAAATATCCTGAACTGGACGATCCCTACTTTAACTGGTTCAGAGAACAAGTGCTGGAAATATGTGGCGTGGATTTGAGAGAAATACCACATGCAGCCGAGAGTGAGCTAATTTATACCCTGAGGGTTTAATTAAAGCTTATCGGCAATCGCCCTATGAGCTTTTTTGATGCTTATATTCACCAGCAGCTGCGGGCTTTTGGGTTTAGGAGGCGAACCTTTCCTTAAATGCCGTCGGGGTTAACCCTATCACTTTGATGAATAGTTTACGAAAGCTGTTCACATCTTCGTAGCCTACTTGCGGCGAGATCTGTTCAAAGCTCAGGTTGCTTGATTCGAGTAATTCACAGGCCTTTTGTACCCTGAACCTTTGCACATATTCTAAGGGTTTAAATTTTGTCGCTTCGGTGAAGTGCCGCAGGAAGGTACGTTCACTCATACAGGCCTGGGCTGCCAGTTCAGCCATCTTTATTGGCTGGTTGTAGTTGCTCTGTATATGATGCTGAACCTGCAATATCGGCTGGTTGCCATGGTTAAATGTCGGGGTAAAACTGCCGTAGTAACGCTGCTCTCTTTTACCTGTGTCGACAATCAGGAATTTTCCCAGGCTGCGCATGATATGCGGCTTAGTGAACTGGGCAACAATTTCCAGGCCTAAATCAACCCAGGACATCAGGCCGCCCGCGCTGATAATGTCGCCATCATTGATAAGCAAACTCTCAATTTTCAGAGTGATATCCGGAAACTGCCGATGAAATTCATCGGCGAGTTGCCAGTGGGTGGTTACGGTGCGCCCGTCCAGCAAACTGGTTTGTGCAAGTATAAAGGCACCTGCGCAGGCTGAGCACATTATCGCACCTGCCTTATGGGCATCACAAAGTACATTCAACAGCCGGGGGCTGGGGGCAAGATAGTAGTTGCCGGCTAAATTGGGGGGTAAGATGATGATATCGGCCTGTTTGATTTCTGCCAGCTGTTTTTGCTCCGGGGGGACAATTTCAATGATAAATTGCTGTGCCAGTTTTTGCTCTTTAATGATCTGGTTGGCAAAAATAAAGAGCTCTTTTAACCCCTGTACCGCGCTTTGTAAGGCACTTGGGTAATCAATAATTACTATCTGGATCTTTTTTGTCATTTTTCGACTGTTTAATGGCGATTTCGCCATGGGCCTGAATTGAAAATAGTTGAAATAATAGCCCTGTCAAACAAACTTCACAACAGTAAGAGAGATGATGATGACTCACACGGCTTTATTAT
It includes:
- a CDS encoding glycosyl hydrolase family 18 protein; translation: MSRLVTYFNNGSLELSNAVNLPYTDINLAFLLANADNPLKLELAGAIAATPTTLTQTTKQAVSALQASGKQVLLSFGGGTLASETYHQLAGNETELAANIACFITDNQLNGVDIDFEDTAAFTGGAGYSGVDFLVKLTRALREILPAPQYLITHAPQPPYLASGNPMGGYVQVMAEAGEDIDWLNVQFYNNPPWSAKPPEIVSSYEKYAQLPGLSAEKLLIGLPVTEHDAASGYMPVDKISSDVIRPVQANGTLGGMMNWQFSSDKGGAWAEQIGTAIGL
- a CDS encoding GNAT family N-acetyltransferase, with the protein product MAEINCRILTAKDSLDYRRVRLESLKFHPECYGSDHERELKIPKLYFEQLIANASPKGLMLGAFHKSELVGLCGLIASSPGAVEVIQMYVAADHRRAGVGLKLLSLAKQCPGGLSARFLHLSVFEDNASALKTYQRAGFNLSHRENGQLYMTFKL
- a CDS encoding (2Fe-2S)-binding protein, with product MMSFKVNGQSKTFSGDGDMPILWYLRDELGLSGTKFGCGMALCGACTVHLDGKAIRSCVTTIASAAGKDITTIEGLDSKGNHPVQKAWREHNVPQCGFCQSGQIMQAASLLEDNASPSDQEIIDSMQGNICRCGTYQRIHAAVKTAAEMASKNLTGNSGKGGVNTIVKNREL
- a CDS encoding xanthine dehydrogenase family protein molybdopterin-binding subunit, which translates into the protein MSDIVNVSRRKFLKSTGAGAALVLGVQLIPARLLAGGHGHHKAFLANVFISIDTQGTVTLTCSRSEMGQGVRTGVPMLLAEELEADWQRVKIWQAPGDETKYDPPGKDGQNTDGSRSTRHAFDVMRELGAKARLMLEQAAANKWQVPAHEVYAKNHRLYLKSSDKSLDFGAVAELAAALPVPEATPKLKEPGQWSYIGKDLPIVDGVDMTTGKAVYGADIVLPEMKIAVVARPPVFRGKVKSFDATQTLKVNGVEQVIEIPPLADDKPAAFRALGGIAVIGTNTWAVNEGRKKLNIIWDNGPFADFSSDSYDREMKKRARSQGTTVRDKGDTELAMKQAGKVIEAEYFVPFLAHTPMEPPAAVVDANSRPVKVWAPTQAPNETRQFVAETLGLKKTEVACRVTLLGGSFGRKSKVDFVCEAAHLSKVLGKPVRVQWTREDDIQHGYYHAASAQLLRGALDRYGKVTAWYQNVVSPSLMALFNPAQKGMSDLEAGLGLTDLPFSGVPNIKLQTGEIETKIRVGWYRSVNNIQHAFAINSFVDELAHESKRDPLALFLELIGNSTNMVLDEKEGIKEHWNYGDAPADWPIMPNRLANVLKQVAEKAGYGQLSKQGVKPGVGIGLACHRSFHSYVAVAVQVEVNKAGLTVPRVDIAIDCGRYVNPEGVKKQMEGAVIYGHTIARHGKVTTAKGAVEQHNFYDYSLARMNDAPLNVFVHLVEDFVYMKPCGVGEPGVPPYAPALANAIFAATGVRHRSLPIKI
- a CDS encoding tetratricopeptide repeat protein, which codes for MMMTKKYNFSHYKSHLPLAVLKQCLLLLLALFALLVLALFKASASVIEVLPKLEQMIENQQIMQSHDNQVQLGPVIDMITKKQYREAITLLLPLQQQNPGNKNLCYLLGLSYVGQENWQKADTVTRACIEIDNKWPQIYSLRALVLSALGRNKAALQQYNFVIALTPKVPGAYLQRAKFLYANRKNDPQALNKAMNDIAKYLQLNGNAASSHGLLGLVYLALNQPEPAKKYLLKTIKAQPDNLVILSKLLPLYYQQGQVRQAHTLLLASGKSFNKLDKEKHSQFKFLQAKHAIAAKETARVAGYFQAALKLKPEHVAARKAYIHWLDKQERLPETIPLVKQGLAFAPEDSYFISYLAWALADEGTDLAQAQSWLDKAKVLTPENVFLSDTQAWLHVRQGNYQQALKHIQPSISYAPQVPEIAYHLGVIHYKLGEKNKAIEYLQLSLKLPESFNGRTQARALLKNLYQLN
- a CDS encoding PEP-CTERM sorting domain-containing protein (PEP-CTERM proteins occur, often in large numbers, in the proteomes of bacteria that also encode an exosortase, a predicted intramembrane cysteine proteinase. The presence of a PEP-CTERM domain at a protein's C-terminus predicts cleavage within the sorting domain, followed by covalent anchoring to some some component of the (usually Gram-negative) cell surface. Many PEP-CTERM proteins exhibit an unusual sequence composition that includes large numbers of potential glycosylation sites. Expression of one such protein has been shown restore the ability of a bacterium to form floc, a type of biofilm.) — protein: MKKIMKFIVLVLSFNLWLNLAWACGHPPPPPPVPDPPPPQVWMIDHGIDPATGMSNMWFGVEIDPELFPITEPTVCTCGIGLGGADLPFVPSLSVTSAMLAVTNMETHDIERLDGFDFTPDSAIAGDSAANALLPDQQWHGFSALVENFVQPILEDNEVLKLWFNLEVHPDDIEALHGATSGQMLGFSIGGAPDDPQHQPQQFVAKKVPEPASALLLTLGLVLFTSGRRKRLAP
- a CDS encoding GlxA family transcriptional regulator, which produces MTKKIQIVIIDYPSALQSAVQGLKELFIFANQIIKEQKLAQQFIIEIVPPEQKQLAEIKQADIIILPPNLAGNYYLAPSPRLLNVLCDAHKAGAIMCSACAGAFILAQTSLLDGRTVTTHWQLADEFHRQFPDITLKIESLLINDGDIISAGGLMSWVDLGLEIVAQFTKPHIMRSLGKFLIVDTGKREQRYYGSFTPTFNHGNQPILQVQHHIQSNYNQPIKMAELAAQACMSERTFLRHFTEATKFKPLEYVQRFRVQKACELLESSNLSFEQISPQVGYEDVNSFRKLFIKVIGLTPTAFKERFAS